From Corvus moneduloides isolate bCorMon1 chromosome 2, bCorMon1.pri, whole genome shotgun sequence, one genomic window encodes:
- the KLHL15 gene encoding kelch-like protein 15 codes for MAGDVEGFSSSIHDTSVSAGFRALYEEGLLLDVTLVIEDHQFQAHKALLATQSDYFRIMFTADMRERDQDKIHLKGLTATGFSHVLQFMYYGTIELSMNTVHEILQAAMYVQLIEVVKFCCSFLLAKICLENCAEIMRLLDDFGVNIEGVREKLDSFLLENFVPLMSRPDFLSYLSFEKLMSYLDNDRLSRFPEIELYEAVQAWLRHDRRRWRHTDTIIQNIRFCLMTPSSVFEKVKTSEFYRYSRQLRHEVDQAMNYFHSVHQQPLMEMKSNKIRSAKPQTAVFRGMIGHSMVNSKILLLHKPRVWWELEGPQVPLRPDCLAIVNNFVFLLGGEELGPDGEFHASSKVFRYDPRQNTWLRMADMSVPRSEFAVGVIGRYVYAVAGRTRDETFYSTERYDITEDKWEFVDPYPVNKYGHEGTVLGNKLYITGGITSSSTSKQVCVFDPSKEGTVEQRTRRTQVVTNCWENKCKMNYARCFHKMISYNGKLYVFGGVCVILRASFESQGCPSTEVYDPDTDQWTILASMPIGRSGHGVAVLDKQIMVLGGLCYNGHYSDSILTFDPEENKWKEDEYPRMPCKLDGLQVCSLHFPEYVLEHVRRCS; via the exons ATGGCAGGGGACGTGGAAGGGTTTAGCTCCTCCATCCATGACACCAGTGTCTCTGCAGGATTCAGAGCACTGTATGAGGAGGGATTGCTTCTTGATGTCACACTTGTCATTGAAGACCACCAATTTCAGGCCCATAAAGCACTGCTTGCCACCCAGAGTGATTACTTCAGGATTATGTTCACAGCTGACATGCGAGAACGAGATCAGGACAAAATCCATTTGAAAGGTCTGACAGCTACAGGCTTCAGTCATGTCCTCCAATTCATGTACTATGGAACTATTGAACTGAGTATGAACACTGTTCATGAAATCCTTCAGGCTGCCATGTATGTCCAGCTTATAGAGGTGGTAaagttttgctgctcttttctcttAGCTAAAATCTGCTTAGAAAACTGTGCAGAAATTATGAGACTTCTGGATGATTTTGGTGTAAACATCGAAGGAGTCAGGGAAAAATTGGATTCCTTTCTGCTAGAGAATTTTGTGCCACTCATGTCCAGACCTGACTTCCTTTCGTATCTGAGCTTTGAGAAGCTCATGTCTTACTTGGATAATGATCGTCTGAGCAGGTTTCCAGAGATAGAGCTGTATGAAGCTGTTCAGGCCTGGCTGCGCCATGATAGAAGACGCTGGAGGCATACGGACACCATCATTCAGAACATCAGGTTTTGTTTGATGACACCATCCAGTGTTTTTGAGAAG GTAAAAACATCAGAGTTTTATCGATACTCCCGGCAGCTGCGACATGAGGTTGACCAAGCCATGAATTACTTTCATAGCGTTCACCAACAGCCTTTGATGGAAATGAAATCGAACAAAATTCGTTCTGCCAAACCCCAGACTGCAGTATTTAGAGGAATGATAGGACACAGTATGGTAAACAGTAAAATTCTTCTCTTGCACAAACCGAGGGTCTGGTGGGAACTAGAGGGTCCTCAAGTACCTTTACGACCAGACTGCCTTGCCATTGTAAATAACTTCGTGTTCTTGTTAGGTGGGGAAGAACTGGGGCCAGATGGTGAGTTTCATGCTTCATCCAAAGTGTTTAGATACGACCCAAGACAGAACACTTGGTTACGAATGGCAGACATGTCTGTGCCACGTTCTGAGTTTGCTGTTGGAGTGATTGGCAGGTATGTTTATGCAGTGGCTGGGAGAACCAGGGATGAAACGTTTTACTCAACTGAACGGTATGATATTACTGAAGATAAATGGGAATTTGTGGATCCCTATCCAGTCAATAAGTATGGACATGAAGGGACTGTGCTTGGTAACAAGTTGTATATCACTGGTGGAATTACATCATCTTCAACTTCTAAgcaagtgtgtgtgtttgaTCCCAGTAAAGAAGGGACAGTAGAGCAGCGAACACGGAGAACTCAAGTGGTCACTAACTGCTGGGagaacaaatgcaaaatgaattaTGCAAGATGCTTTCACAAAATGATTTCTTACAATGGTAAGCTTTATGTCTTTGGTGGTGTCTGTGTGATCCTGAGAGCCTCCTTTGAATCTCAAGGATGTCCATCTACAGAGGTTTATGACCCCGATACTGATCAATGGACTATATTGGCTTCTATGCCAATAGGTAGGAGTGGTCATGGTGTAGCTGTTCTGGACAAACAGATAATGGTTCTTGGAGGCCTTTGCTACAATGGTCATTACAGTGATTCGATTCTCACTTTTGatccagaggaaaacaaatggaaagaaGATGAATATCCAAGGATGCCCTGCAAGCTGGACGGCTTACAGGTCTGCAGCCTGCACTTTCCTGAGTATGTTTTGGAGCATGTTAGACGGTGCAGCTAA